In Quercus robur chromosome 10, dhQueRobu3.1, whole genome shotgun sequence, a genomic segment contains:
- the LOC126704446 gene encoding uridine/cytidine kinase UKL1, chloroplastic-like translates to MEEGTTASPQTNDNNNNNNIAMEYEIVTTAFSSGPHLSGLSSDGLILGPTTTSPPSSDGGSCSSPGSPGDPINPPKQPFVIGVSGGTASGKTTVCDMMIQQLHDHRVVLVNQDSFYRGLTEEESKHVHEYNFDHPDAFDTEQLLECVGKLKSGQSVQVPIYDFKNHQRFSDRFRQVNASDVIILEGILVFHDQRVRNLMNMKIFVDADADVRLARRIKRDTVDRGRDVHSVLEQYSKFVKPAFDGFILPSKKYADVIIPRGGDNHVAIDLIVQHIRTKLGQHNLCKIYPNLNVIQSTFQIRGMHTLIRDKEITKHDFVFYSDRLIRLVVEHGLGYLPFTEKQVITPTGSVYTGVDFCKKLCGVSVIRSGESMENALRACCKGIKIGKILIHRTGDNKKQLIYEKLPKDISERHVLLMDPVLATGNSASQAIELLTRKGVPESRIIFLNLISAPEGIHRVCKQFPFLKIVTSEIDAGLNDQFRVIPGMGEFGDRYFGTDDF, encoded by the exons atggaggaGGGAACGACGGCGTCTCCACAAACGaatgataataataacaataataatattgcaATGGAATACGAAATAGTGACTACTGCCTTCTCCTCCGGTCCACACCTCTCCGGTTTGAGTTCCGATGGCCTTATTCTCGGCCCCACCACCACGTCACCACCTTCTTCCGACGGCGGTTCGTGCTCCTCCCCTGGATCCCCCGGTGACCCTATCAATCCTCCCAAACAGCCCTTCGTCATTG GGGTCTCGGGAGGTACAGCATCAGGCAAGACTACAGTGTGTGACATGATGATTCAACAACTCCATGATCATAGGGTTGTGCTAGTCAATCAG GACTCATTCTACCGTGGTTTAACAGAGGAAGAATCAAAACATGTACACGAGTATAATTTTGATCACCCTG ATGCATTTGACACAGAACAACTTTTAGAGTGTGTTGGCAAGCTCAAATCTGGTCAGTCTGTTCAAGTTCCAATATATGATTTTAAGAATCATCAGCGATTCTCTGACCGTTTTCGACAG GTCAATGCATCTGATGTAATCATATTGGAAGGAATATTGGTTTTTCATGATCAACGTGTCCGCAACTTGATGAATATGAAGATTTTCGTTGATGCAG ATGCTGATGTAAGGCTTGCCCGAAGAATAAAGCGTGACACAGTTGACAGAGGTAGAGATGTACACTCTGTTCTTGAACAG TATTCAAAGTTTGTCAAGCCTGCTTTTGATGGTTTCATTCTTCCATCAAAGAAATATGCTGATGTCATCATACCCCGGGGTGGCGATAATCATGTTGCAATTGATTTAATTGTGCAACATATCCGCACAAAGCTTGGTCAGCATAACCTCTGCAAGATATATCCCAATTTGAATGTTATTCAGTCCACATTCCAG ATAAGAGGCATGCACACTCTGATTCGTGACAAGGAAATAACAAagcatgattttgttttttattcagATCGTTTAATACGTCTG GTAGTGGAACATGGTCTTGGCTACTTGCCTTTTACAGAGAAGCAAGTAATCACTCCTACAG GATCAGTGTATACCGGAGTTGACTTTTGCAAGAAATTATGTGGTGTTTCTGTTATTCGAAG tGGGGAAAGTATGGAGAATGCACTGCGTGCATGCTGCAAAGGAATCAAGATAGGAAAAATCCTCATCCATCGTACTGGTGATAATAAAAAACAG CTTATATATGAGAAGCTTCCAAAAGATATTTCAGAACGGCATGTCCTCCTCATGGATCCAGTTCTCGCAACAG GTAATTCTGCGAGCCAAGCAATTGAACTCCTTACACGAAAGGGAGTTCCAGAGTCTCGAATTATATTCCTCAACCTCATCTCT GCTCCTGAGGGTATACATCGTGTATGCAAACAGTTTCCATTTCTAAAAATTGTAACTTCAGAGATTGATGCTGGACTAAACGATCAATTCCGTGTCATACCAGGGATGGGAGAGTTTGGCGATCGCTACTTTGGTactgatgatttttaa
- the LOC126704445 gene encoding conserved oligomeric Golgi complex subunit 2 codes for MADPIPAQAPPRSATDFFSDPLDSHPLWFKPSLFLSPNFDSESYISELRTFVPFDTLRSELESHRAALNHELIDLINRDYADFVNLSTKLVDVDASVVRMRAPLLELREKIEQYRASVDRSLVALKSGLKQRSEAASAKETLQILLDTFHVVSKVEKLIKELPTVPADWSNGDVNVAERNSMSNGISAQHVENGMNLRETQSMLLERIASEMNRLKFYIAHAQNLPFIENMEKRIQSASLLLDASLGHCFTDGLEHRDANAIYNCLRAYAAIDNTTSAEEIFRTTIVAPLIQKIIPHGASTVVAGSSIDELKNDYQQIKQCVEKDCKFLLEISSAENSGLHVFDFLANSILKEVLSALQKGKPGVFSPGRPPEFLKNYKSSLDFLAHLEGYCPSRSAVAKFRAEAVYVEFMKQWSVGAYYSLRLQEIAGDLNSALTTTSLVPIQNINSGQRNSRELTLKQSVTLLESLRSCWREDVLVLSHADRFLKLSLQLLSRYSNWLSSGLAARKRGNAVSSSGCEWAVSAVPEDFIYIIHDLNCLDSEVCGDYLGQVLQILSSCSAAVLDSVKQSILHGGKSLEDLVPLVINTIIEALVEKSVEDLRQLKGITATYRMTNKPLPVRHSPYVSAVLRPLKVLLEGERATIYLTRETRNELLLGAATEITGRYYELAADLVSVARKTESSLQRIRQGAQRRAGASSDVSDNNVSDTGKICMQLFLDIQEYGRNLAALGVEAATIPAFCSLWQCVAPPDRQSVISL; via the exons ATGGCGGATCCGATTCCGGCACAAGCGCCACCGAGATCCGCGACGGACTTCTTCTCGGACCCGCTGGACTCTCACCCGCTCTGGTTCAAGCCCTCGCTCTTCCTCTCCCCGAACTTCGACTCCGAGTCCTACATTTCGGAGCTCCGCACCTTCGTCCCCTTCGACACACTCCGATCCGAGCTCGAGTCGCACCGCGCCGCGCTCAACCACGAGCTCATCGACCTCATCAACCGCGACTACGCCGACTTCGTCAACCTCAGCACCAAGCTCGTCGACGTCGATGCCTCCGTCGTGCGAATGCGCGCTCCGCTCCTCGAACTCCGCGAAAAGATCGAGCAGTACCGTGCCTCCGTCGATCGCTCGCTTGTTGCTCTCAAGAGCGGGTTGAAGCAGAGATCTGAAGCCGCGTCGGCGAAAGAGACCTTGCAGATTTTGCTCGATACCTTTCACGTTGTATCGAAG GTCGAAAAACTAATAAAGGAACTACCAACTGTGCCTGCTGATTGGTCAAATGGGGATGTAAATGTGGCAGAGCGGAATTCTATGAGCAATGGGATTTCTGCACAGCATGTTGAGAATGGGATGAATTTGAGAGAGACTCAGAGTATGCTTTTGGAGAGAATTGCCAGTGAGATGAATCGGCTGAAGTTCTATATTGCTCACGCACAG AACCTGCCTTTCATTGAAAACATGGAGAAGAGGATTCAGAGTGCTAGCCTATTATTAGATGCAAGCTTGGGACATTGTTTCACAGATGGGCTTGAGCACCGGGATGCAAATGCAATTTACAATTGTTTACGTGCTTATGCTGCTATTGATAACACTACAAGTGCAGAAGAAATTTTTCGTACAACTATTGTGGCTCCATTGATACAGAAAATTATTCCGCATGGGGCGTCAACGGTTGTTGCAGGGTCATCAATAGATGAACTCAAGAATGATTATCAGCAAATTAAACAATGTGTTGAGAAAGACTGTAAATTCTTACTGGAAATTTCTTCTGCAG AAAACTCTGGTTTGCATGTGTTTGACTTCTTGGCCAATTCCATTTTAAAAGAGGTTCTCTCTGCACTCCAAAAGGGAAAACCAGGTGTTTTTTCTCCAGGAAGACCTCCagaattcttgaaaaattacaAATCAAGCCTAGATTTCTTGGCTCATCTAGAGG GCTACTGTCCATCCAGATCTGCTGTTGCTAAATTTCGAGCAGAAGCTGTATATGTTGAGTTCATGAAGCAATGGAGTGTTGGGGCTTATTACTCTTTGAG ACTTCAAGAAATAGCAGGGGATTTAAATTCTGCACTTACGACCACCAGTCTTGTCCCTATTCAGAATATAAATTCTGGTCAAAGAAATTCTCGTGAATTGACTTTGAAACAAAGTGTTACTCTCCTGGAGAGCCTGAGATCCTGCTGGAGAGAAGATGTTCTTGTCCTCTCTCATGCTGACAGGTTTCTTAAATTATCTTTGCAGCTCCTTTCAAG ATACTCAAATTGGTTGTCATCTGGATTGGCCGCCCGGAAGAGGGGTAATGCAGTCTCCAGCTCTGGATGTGAATGGGCTGTTTCAGCTGTCCCAGAAGATTTTATTTAT ATTATTCATGATTTAAATTGCCTGGACTCGGAGGTTTGTGGTGATTACCTGGGACAAGTActtcaaattctttcttcatgcTCTGCTGCTGTTCTAGATTCGGTAAAACAGAGTATTTTACATGGTGGAAAGTCATTGGAGGATTTAGTGCCTCTGGTTATTAACACAATAATAGAGGCACTGGTTGAGAAGTCTGTTGAG gACTTGAGACAGCTGAAGGGAATAACCGCAACTTATAGGATGACAAATAAACCTCTTCCTGTCAGACATTCACCCTATGTGTCAGCGGTATTGCGACCCCTGAAG GTTCTTTTGGAAGGAGAGCGAGCTACAATATACTTGACAAGGGAAACTAGGAATGAACTACTGCTTGGTGCTGCAACTGAGATTACTGGTCGTTATTATGAATTAGCTGCTGATCTTGTCAGTGTG GCGAGGAAAACAGAGTCTTCACTTCAGAGAATACGACAAGGGGCTCAAAGACGAGCTGGAGCAAGCTCAGATGTGTCGGATAATAATGTGTCTGACACGGGCAAGATTTGTATGCAATTGTTCCTTGATATTCAG GAGTATGGTCGCAACCTTGCTGCCCTAGGGGTTGAAGCAGCCACTATTCCAGCATTCTGTTCCTTGTGGCAGTGTGTAGCCCCTCCAGATAGGCAGAGTGTGATCAGCTTGTAG